A genomic window from Silene latifolia isolate original U9 population chromosome Y, ASM4854445v1, whole genome shotgun sequence includes:
- the LOC141629978 gene encoding uncharacterized protein LOC141629978, protein MDQRQQLFRSRCTIGGKVCNLIIDGGSCTNVASSVLVEKLSLTTQNHPCPYKLRWLDKGAELKVDKQCLVSFSIGKNYVDKVLCDVLPMDACHLLLGRPWEFDKSAVHRGKDNTYSFEIDKKKITLAPLPPSSMLEPCKEVMLIKEA, encoded by the coding sequence ATGGATCAAAGACAACAACTTTTTAGGTCTAGGTGTACCATTGGAGGGAAAGTTTGCAACCtaatcattgatggaggtagtTGTACTAATGTGGCCTCTAGTGTCCTTGTTGAGAAGCTTTCcttaaccacccaaaaccacccatGTCCTTACAAATTGAGGTGGCTTGACAAGGGAGCCGAATTGAAGGTTGACAAACAATGCCTAGTATCTTTTTCCATTGGCAAGAATTATGTTGATAaggttctttgtgatgttctacccaTGGATGCTTGCCATCTCCTACTTGGTAGACCGTGGGAGTTTGATAAGAGTGCGGTGCATCGTGGAAAGGATAACACTTATTCCTTTGAAATTGACAAGAAGAAGATCACTCTAGCACCTCTCCCACCATCCTCCATGCTTGAACCTTGCAAAGAAGTGATGCTAATCAAGGAGGCCTAA